The DNA segment GCGCGGCGGAAGGCGACGCGGGCAGCGAGCTGCTCGGCAACTCCCTGGGCGACCAGCTGGGCGTCGATCTCGGGGTTCTTCACCTCGAGGATGTTCAGCTGGACCTGCTTGCCGGTGAGCTTCTCCAGCTCGGTGCGGACCCGCTCGGCCTCGGCGCCGTTGCGGCCGATCACGATGCCCGGACGCGCGGCGTAGAGGAAGATGGTGACCCGCTCGGAGCGGCGCTCGATCTCCACCGAGGAGATGCCCGCGCGCTCGAGGTTCTTGGCCAGCCACTCGCGGACCTTGATGTCCTCGGCCACGTTCTCGGAGTAGTTCTTCTCTCCGTACCAACGCGTGGTGTGGTCGGTGGTGACGCCCAGCCGGAAGCCGTTGGGGTTGATCTTCTGACCCATGCTCAGGCCTCCTTCTGCTCGTCGGTGGACTTCTTGGTCTGCTTGGCGGCGTCGCGAGCGCTCTTCGGCTCAACGACGACGGTGATGTGGCTGCCGCGCTTCAGGATCCGGCTGGCCGAGCCCTTGGCCCGGGCACGGATCCGTCGCAGGGTGACGCCCTCGTCGACGAACGCCGCGGAGATGAACAGCTCCTCGCTGTTCAGACCCTCGGTGTCGGCGGCGTTGGCGGCCGCGCTGGCGACGACCTTGTAGACCTGCTCGCTGGCGGCCTGCGGGGCGAACTTCAGCACATCGAGTGCCTCGGTGACGTCCAGACCCCGGACCAGGTCAACCACCCGGCGGACCTTCAACGGCGACATCCGGACGTGGCGCGCGATCGCGTACGACCCCGCCCGATCGCCGAGCAGCGCATGGCGGCGGCTCTTCGGCCGGGCCTGCGTATCAGTGGTGCTCATCTGTGTCTGCTTCCTTGATCAGCGGCGACGCGACTTGCGGTCGTCCTTGATGTGGCCCCGGAAGGTACGCGTGGGCGCGAACTCCCCGAGCTTGTGGCCGATCATGGCCTCGGTCACGAAGACCGGGACATGCTTGCGACCGTCGTGCACGGCGATGGTGTGTCCGAGCATGTCGGGCACGATCATCGACCGGCGCGACCAGGTCTTGATCACGTTCTTGCTGCCCTTGTCGTTGGCTACTTCCACCTTCTTCATCAGGTGGTCGTCCACGAAGGGACCCTTCTTCAAGCTGCGTGGCATATCTGGTTGCTCCTGCTCAGCGCTTCTTGCCGGTCTTGCGGCGTCGAACGATCATCGAGTTGCTGGCCTTGTTCTTGTCGCGGGTGCGGCCCTCGGGCTTGCCCCACGGGGAGACCGGGTGACGTCCACCCGAGGTCTTGCCCTCGCCACCACCGTGCGGGTGGTCGACCGGGTTCATCACGACACCGCGGACGGTCGGGCGCTTGCCCTTCCAGCGGTTGCGGCCTGCCTTGCCCCAACTGATGTTGGACTGCTCGGCATTGCCGACCTCGCCGATGGTCGCGCGGCAGCGGACATCGACCATCCGCATCTCACCCGAGGGCAGACGCAGGGTGGCCATCCGGCCCTCACGGGCGACCAGCTGCACCGATGCGCCGGCCGAGCGGCCCATCTTGGCGCCGCCACCGGGCCGCAGCTCCACGGCGTGCACCGTGGTGCCGACCGGGATGTTGCGCAGCGGGAGGTTGTTGCCGGGCTTGATGTCGGCACCCTCGCCGGCCTCGATGGCCGTACCCTGGCCGACTCCGAGCGGAGCCAGGATGTAGCGCTTCTCACCGTCGGCGTAGTGCAGCAGGGCGATCCGCGCGGTCCGGTTGGGGTCGTACTCGATGTGTGCGACCTTGGCCGGCACACCGTCCTTGTCCCAGCGACGGAAGTCGATGATGCGGTAGGCCTGCTTGTGTCCACCACCGATGTGACGGGTGGTGATGCGGCCGGTGTTGTTGCGTCCACCGGTCTTCTTCTTCGGTGCCAGCAGCGACTTCTCCGGGGTCGAGCGGGTCACCTCGGCGAAGTCGGCAACCGACGAGCCACGACGGCCCGGGGTTGTCGGCTTGTACTTGCGAATACCCATGAGGTTGGTTCCTTATTCTCTTTCCCGGGCTCAGGCGCCGGCCTGGCCGAAGATGTCGATCCGCTGGCCGTCGGCGACGGTGACGATCGCACGCTTGACGTCGGGGCGCTTGCCGTACCCGTAGCGGGTGCGACGAGTCTTGCCCTTGCGGTTCTGGGTGTTGACCCGGGTGACCTTGACGCCGTACACCTTCTCCACGGCGATCTTGATCTCGGTCTTGTTGGCCTGCGGCGCCACCTCGAAGGTGTAGCTGTTCTGGTCGATCAGGCCGTAGCTCTTCTCACTGACGACGGGCGCCAGCAGCACATCGCGGTGATCGCGAATCTTCAGCTCGCTCACTTCGCATCCTCCTCAGCAACTGCTGCGGTCTCGGTGGCGACGGTGGTCTCGCTCTCGCGAGCAACCGCCTTGGCGCCCTTGCCGGTGGCCGGTCCGGCAACCAGCTGTGCCAGCGCGGCCTCGGTCAGGATCATCGAGTCGCCGACCAGGACGTCGTAGGCGTTCAGCTGGTCGACCGCGATCACATGGACGTCGGTGACATTGCGCAGGCTCAGGTAGGCGTTCTCCTCCTCGCGGGCCAAGGCGACCAGCACCTTGCCCTGCGGGGCGACGGTACGCACCAGGCCGAGGGCCTCCTTGGTCCGCGGAGCGTCGCTCGACAGACCGGAGACGACGAAGACCAGGTTGTCCCGGGCGCGATCGGACAGCACACCACGCAGGGCGGCGGCCACCATCTTCTTCGGGGTCCGCTGGGCGTAGTTGCGCGGGGTCGGTCCGTGGACCACACCGCCACCGGTCCACTGCGGAGCGCGGCGCGAACCCTGACGGGCGCGGCCGGTGCCCTTCTGCCGCCACGGCTTGGCGCCACCACCGCGAACCTCGCCGCGGGTCTTGGTGTCGTGGGTGCCCTGACGTGCAGCCGCCAGCTGGGCCACCACGACCTGGTGGATCAGCGGGATGTTGGTCTGGGTGTCGAAGATGCTGCCGGGCAGCGTCGCGGTGCCGACCTTTCCGCCGGAGAGGTCCACCACGTCGACGGTCTTGTCGGTGAGGTTGCCGAAGCTCTCGGCCACGTCGATCTTGGTGCTCATGCCAGATCTCCCTTCTTGGCAGCGCTGCGGAGAACCACCAGGCCGCCCTTGGTGCCGGGTACGGCGCCCTTGACCAGGATCAGGCCGCGCTCGGTGTCGACCGAGTGCACCTGCAGGTTCTGCACGGTGACCTTGTCCACACCCATGCGACCGGCCATCCGCAGGCCCTTGAAGACGCGACCGGGGGTGGCGCAGCCACCGATGGAACCGGGTGAGCGGTGCTTGCGGTGCACACCGTGGGAGGCGCGCAGACCGTGGAAGCCGTGCCGCTTCATCACACCAGCGGTGCCCTTACCGCGGCTGACACCGGTGACGTCGATGACGTCGGCGGCCTCGAACACGTCGGCGGTCAGTTCCTGACCGGGCTCGTAGTCGGTGGCGTCGGTGGTGCGCAGTTCGACCAGGTGCTTGCGCGGGGTCACCCCGGCGGCAGCGAAATGGCCGGCGTCGGGCTTGTTCACCCGCTGCGGCTTGACCGCGCCGAAGGCGAGCTGGACGGCGGAGTAGCCGTCCTTCTCCTCGGTGCGGACCTGGCTGACCACACAGGGGCCGGCCTGGATCACGGTGACCGGGACGACCTTGTTGTCGGCGTCCCAGAGCTGGGCCATGCCGAGCTTGGTGCCCAGCAGACCCTTCACTTTGCGTTCAGTAGTCATATCGGCGT comes from the Naumannella halotolerans genome and includes:
- the rplV gene encoding 50S ribosomal protein L22; the encoded protein is MSTTDTQARPKSRRHALLGDRAGSYAIARHVRMSPLKVRRVVDLVRGLDVTEALDVLKFAPQAASEQVYKVVASAAANAADTEGLNSEELFISAAFVDEGVTLRRIRARAKGSASRILKRGSHITVVVEPKSARDAAKQTKKSTDEQKEA
- the rpsS gene encoding 30S ribosomal protein S19, which gives rise to MPRSLKKGPFVDDHLMKKVEVANDKGSKNVIKTWSRRSMIVPDMLGHTIAVHDGRKHVPVFVTEAMIGHKLGEFAPTRTFRGHIKDDRKSRRR
- the rplB gene encoding 50S ribosomal protein L2 → MGIRKYKPTTPGRRGSSVADFAEVTRSTPEKSLLAPKKKTGGRNNTGRITTRHIGGGHKQAYRIIDFRRWDKDGVPAKVAHIEYDPNRTARIALLHYADGEKRYILAPLGVGQGTAIEAGEGADIKPGNNLPLRNIPVGTTVHAVELRPGGGAKMGRSAGASVQLVAREGRMATLRLPSGEMRMVDVRCRATIGEVGNAEQSNISWGKAGRNRWKGKRPTVRGVVMNPVDHPHGGGEGKTSGGRHPVSPWGKPEGRTRDKNKASNSMIVRRRKTGKKR
- the rplW gene encoding 50S ribosomal protein L23, producing the protein MSELKIRDHRDVLLAPVVSEKSYGLIDQNSYTFEVAPQANKTEIKIAVEKVYGVKVTRVNTQNRKGKTRRTRYGYGKRPDVKRAIVTVADGQRIDIFGQAGA
- the rplD gene encoding 50S ribosomal protein L4 — protein: MSTKIDVAESFGNLTDKTVDVVDLSGGKVGTATLPGSIFDTQTNIPLIHQVVVAQLAAARQGTHDTKTRGEVRGGGAKPWRQKGTGRARQGSRRAPQWTGGGVVHGPTPRNYAQRTPKKMVAAALRGVLSDRARDNLVFVVSGLSSDAPRTKEALGLVRTVAPQGKVLVALAREEENAYLSLRNVTDVHVIAVDQLNAYDVLVGDSMILTEAALAQLVAGPATGKGAKAVARESETTVATETAAVAEEDAK
- the rplC gene encoding 50S ribosomal protein L3: MTTERKVKGLLGTKLGMAQLWDADNKVVPVTVIQAGPCVVSQVRTEEKDGYSAVQLAFGAVKPQRVNKPDAGHFAAAGVTPRKHLVELRTTDATDYEPGQELTADVFEAADVIDVTGVSRGKGTAGVMKRHGFHGLRASHGVHRKHRSPGSIGGCATPGRVFKGLRMAGRMGVDKVTVQNLQVHSVDTERGLILVKGAVPGTKGGLVVLRSAAKKGDLA